In Streptomyces sclerotialus, one genomic interval encodes:
- a CDS encoding DinB family protein yields the protein MTVNELTARDLTEAGAPAVTGERAELLEMLAKHRHFLRFTTRDLTDEQAGLRTTASELCLGGLIKHVTTVERNWVDFILNGPSAMGDFTAMTEADWARRADEFRLLPGETLAGVLADYAEVARRTDDLVATLPDLETVRPLPKAPWFEPGAQWSARRVLMHIIAETAQHAGHADIIRESLDGAKSMG from the coding sequence ATGACCGTCAACGAGCTGACCGCCCGCGACCTGACTGAGGCCGGGGCCCCGGCCGTAACCGGTGAGCGCGCCGAATTGCTGGAGATGCTGGCCAAGCACCGGCACTTCCTGCGCTTCACCACCCGTGACCTCACCGATGAGCAGGCCGGGCTGCGAACCACCGCCAGCGAGCTTTGCCTGGGCGGCCTGATCAAGCACGTCACCACGGTCGAGCGGAACTGGGTGGACTTCATCCTGAACGGCCCGTCGGCAATGGGAGACTTCACGGCCATGACCGAGGCCGACTGGGCCCGGCGGGCCGACGAGTTCCGACTGCTGCCCGGTGAGACGCTGGCCGGTGTATTGGCCGACTACGCCGAGGTGGCCCGTCGGACCGACGACCTGGTCGCCACTCTGCCCGACCTGGAGACCGTGCGGCCGCTGCCGAAAGCCCCGTGGTTCGAGCCCGGCGCGCAGTGGTCAGCCCGCCGGGTGCTGATGCACATCATCGCCGAGACCGCTCAGCATGCCGGCCACGCCGACATCATCCGCGAGTCCCTGGACGGCGCCAAAAGCATGGGCTGA
- a CDS encoding YciI family protein: MAKYLLLKHYRGAPAPVNNVPMDQWTPEEVTAHVQFMHDFAARLEKTGEFVHGQALAPEGAWVRYDGEGRPPVTDGPFPETKDLIAGWMVIDVDSYERAVELAGELSAAPGAGGKPIHEWLEVRPCLAEPPTITE; the protein is encoded by the coding sequence ATGGCCAAGTACCTGCTGCTGAAGCACTACCGAGGCGCCCCGGCTCCGGTCAACAACGTGCCGATGGACCAGTGGACACCGGAAGAGGTCACGGCGCACGTGCAGTTCATGCACGACTTCGCCGCCCGGCTCGAGAAGACCGGCGAGTTCGTCCACGGTCAGGCGCTCGCCCCCGAGGGCGCGTGGGTCCGCTACGACGGTGAAGGGCGCCCGCCGGTCACCGACGGCCCGTTCCCCGAGACCAAGGACCTCATCGCCGGCTGGATGGTGATCGACGTCGACAGCTACGAGCGCGCGGTCGAGCTGGCCGGGGAGCTGTCGGCCGCCCCCGGGGCGGGCGGCAAGCCGATTCACGAGTGGCTGGAGGTCCGCCCGTGCCTGGCCGAGCCGCCCACCATCACGGAGTGA
- a CDS encoding DUF4760 domain-containing protein has translation MEVAALIVSLVALGVSGAVSWRQIRLSEHANMLPVVVDLFREHRTVRLGQARTFVHEELPSCDLSLGLAGLPQEGRDLVRELGWYYDNLGALVAHGVVDVEPVSGYLGGSVISVWEHMEPLVAVERAKRAQNGLPDPNRWQEYFENLYHLVREAPAERVRARSRLWRLPVS, from the coding sequence GTGGAAGTTGCTGCGTTGATTGTGTCGTTGGTGGCGCTCGGGGTGTCCGGAGCGGTGTCATGGCGGCAGATACGACTCTCTGAGCACGCCAACATGCTGCCAGTAGTGGTGGATCTGTTCAGAGAGCACCGGACCGTACGGCTGGGCCAGGCGCGGACGTTTGTACACGAGGAACTGCCTTCCTGCGACCTGTCCCTCGGCCTGGCCGGCCTGCCTCAGGAAGGGCGTGACCTGGTGCGGGAACTGGGCTGGTACTACGACAACCTGGGCGCGCTCGTCGCACACGGTGTGGTGGACGTTGAGCCTGTCTCCGGCTACCTGGGAGGATCGGTGATCTCGGTGTGGGAGCACATGGAGCCGCTGGTGGCCGTGGAACGGGCCAAGCGCGCGCAGAACGGCTTGCCGGATCCCAACCGGTGGCAGGAGTACTTCGAGAATCTCTACCACCTCGTTCGCGAGGCGCCCGCTGAACGAGTCAGAGCGCGGTCACGGCTGTGGCGGCTGCCCGTTTCCTGA
- a CDS encoding RNA polymerase sigma factor, whose translation MDEALLRSLTPSVLTILVRRGADFAAAEDAVQDALVEALRVWPADPPRDAKGWLVTVAWRKFLDATRAEAARRRREYRVEEEPAPGPAPAVDDTLQLYFLCAHPSLSPASAVALTLRAVGGLTTRQIAQAYLVPETTMAQRISRAKRTVSGVRFDQPGDVATVLRVLYLVFNEGYSGDVDLAAEAIRLTRQLAAAIDHPEVAGLLALMLLHHARRAARTASDGSLVPLAQQDRGRWDTALIAEGVGILQAALARDRLGEFQAQAAIAALHADAPTAEETDWVQIVEWYDELTRLTDSPVVRLNRAVAVGEADGPRAGLAALAALDDSLPRHAAVAAYLHERDGDLATAARLYAEAAHKAPNLAERDHLTRQAARLNSRRCR comes from the coding sequence ATGGACGAGGCCCTGCTCCGGAGCCTCACGCCGAGCGTGCTCACCATCCTCGTCCGCCGCGGAGCCGACTTCGCGGCGGCCGAGGACGCCGTGCAGGACGCACTTGTCGAGGCGCTCCGGGTCTGGCCGGCCGACCCTCCACGGGATGCGAAGGGCTGGCTGGTCACCGTGGCCTGGCGCAAGTTCCTCGACGCGACGCGCGCCGAGGCCGCCCGCCGCCGGCGTGAGTACCGCGTCGAGGAGGAGCCGGCGCCCGGGCCGGCGCCCGCGGTGGACGACACTCTCCAGCTCTACTTCCTGTGCGCTCACCCGTCGCTGTCCCCGGCATCGGCGGTCGCGCTCACGCTGCGCGCCGTCGGTGGGCTGACCACCCGCCAGATCGCCCAGGCATACCTGGTGCCCGAAACAACCATGGCGCAGCGCATCAGTCGGGCCAAGCGCACCGTCTCCGGCGTCCGCTTCGATCAGCCCGGTGACGTCGCCACTGTGCTGCGCGTCCTCTACCTGGTCTTCAACGAGGGCTACTCCGGGGACGTCGACCTCGCCGCCGAGGCCATCCGGCTCACCCGGCAGCTCGCGGCCGCGATCGACCACCCCGAGGTGGCGGGGCTGCTCGCCCTCATGCTGCTCCACCACGCCCGGCGTGCTGCCCGTACCGCGTCCGACGGCAGCCTGGTACCGCTCGCCCAGCAGGACCGCGGTCGGTGGGACACCGCGTTGATCGCCGAGGGCGTCGGGATCCTGCAGGCGGCCCTCGCCCGCGACCGGCTGGGCGAGTTCCAGGCCCAGGCCGCCATCGCCGCCCTCCACGCCGACGCGCCCACCGCCGAGGAGACGGACTGGGTGCAGATCGTCGAGTGGTACGACGAGCTCACGCGCCTGACCGACAGCCCCGTCGTCCGGCTCAACCGCGCGGTCGCCGTCGGGGAGGCCGACGGGCCGCGCGCCGGCCTGGCGGCACTCGCGGCGCTGGACGACTCCCTGCCCCGCCACGCCGCGGTGGCGGCGTACCTCCATGAGCGCGACGGCGACCTGGCCACGGCGGCACGGCTGTACGCAGAGGCCGCCCACAAGGCGCCCAACCTCGCCGAGCGCGACCACCTGACCCGCCAGGCCGCCCGGCTCAACTCCCGCCGATGTCGCTGA
- a CDS encoding DUF7691 family protein: protein MSHNIAYSTADQADVLAFLGSNGELTADQRRRLDGMRKDAQAHQEDLDHQGVNWGLTIPEALEHLLAGRADADVRCAGNAYHWALQHIIDHNASDPSHLGTYSKPATFFGLVDEEMQRLGVPADLLPYGYLFGGLPDAFPYLPYSLDGYPAIGHLPLAKAKPAADAYRAVLDRLDHDFRYDVQDLIEKLEVEHEEWEYATKKIDWYTQDTLFFQLT from the coding sequence ATGAGTCACAACATCGCGTACTCCACCGCTGACCAGGCCGATGTCCTGGCCTTCCTGGGCAGTAACGGCGAGCTCACGGCCGACCAGCGCCGGCGCCTGGACGGGATGCGTAAGGACGCCCAGGCGCACCAGGAGGACCTGGACCATCAGGGAGTCAACTGGGGGCTGACGATCCCCGAAGCCCTGGAGCATCTGCTGGCCGGGCGCGCCGACGCCGACGTTCGGTGCGCGGGCAATGCCTACCACTGGGCGCTGCAGCACATCATCGACCACAACGCCTCCGATCCCTCCCACCTGGGCACCTACTCCAAGCCCGCAACCTTCTTCGGCCTGGTGGACGAGGAGATGCAGCGTCTCGGTGTACCCGCCGACCTGCTGCCCTACGGTTACCTCTTCGGCGGGCTGCCCGACGCCTTCCCGTACCTCCCGTACTCCCTCGACGGCTACCCGGCCATCGGCCACCTGCCGCTGGCCAAGGCCAAGCCTGCCGCCGACGCCTACCGCGCCGTCCTGGACCGGCTGGACCACGACTTCCGCTACGACGTCCAGGACCTCATCGAGAAGCTGGAGGTCGAACACGAGGAGTGGGAGTACGCCACGAAGAAGATCGACTGGTACACGCAGGACACGCTCTTCTTCCAGCTCACCTGA
- a CDS encoding class I SAM-dependent DNA methyltransferase, giving the protein MTSSELWTRATADRYDAEESEMYSAAVLGPTLAFLTELAGDGRALEFAIGTGRVGVPLRERGVPVAGIELSQHMAAVLRRKIDEDMLPVTIGDMATTVVPGEFTLVYLVYNTITNLLTQNEQVECFRNAARHLAPGGRFVIELGVPPLRFLPPGQVAVPFDVSDRHLGFDTFDLVEQILVSHHFTRDGEDGRYRRGNSRHRYAWPAELDLMARIAGLELERRVADWDGAPFTQDSAKHISVWRKPA; this is encoded by the coding sequence GTGACGAGCAGTGAGCTATGGACGCGTGCGACCGCCGATCGCTACGACGCTGAAGAGAGTGAGATGTACTCGGCCGCTGTCCTCGGGCCGACCCTCGCCTTCCTCACCGAACTCGCCGGAGACGGCCGGGCGCTGGAATTCGCCATCGGAACCGGACGAGTGGGCGTGCCGCTCCGGGAACGCGGCGTGCCCGTTGCGGGCATCGAACTGTCCCAGCACATGGCGGCGGTCCTGCGGCGAAAAATCGACGAGGACATGCTTCCGGTCACCATCGGGGACATGGCCACGACCGTCGTCCCCGGCGAGTTCACCCTGGTCTATCTCGTCTACAACACGATCACGAACCTGCTCACGCAGAACGAACAGGTCGAGTGCTTCCGCAACGCCGCACGTCACCTTGCGCCCGGCGGCCGATTCGTCATCGAACTGGGCGTACCGCCGCTACGGTTCCTGCCGCCCGGGCAGGTGGCGGTGCCGTTCGACGTCTCCGACCGGCATCTCGGCTTCGACACCTTCGACCTGGTCGAGCAGATCCTCGTCTCGCACCATTTCACCCGCGACGGCGAAGACGGCCGCTATCGCCGCGGCAACTCCCGGCACCGGTACGCGTGGCCGGCGGAACTCGACCTGATGGCACGGATCGCGGGGCTCGAGCTGGAACGGCGAGTCGCGGACTGGGACGGGGCGCCGTTCACCCAGGACTCCGCAAAGCACATCTCCGTGTGGCGCAAGCCGGCCTGA
- a CDS encoding pyridoxamine 5'-phosphate oxidase family protein: MTPKQPKTELDVRYSSALNPRPGAEDVTATDWAEAQRRLRAAEIFWITTVRPDGRLHVTPVIAAWHDGALHFSTGPGEQKAKNLAANAHCALTTGHNSLSEGLDIVIEGTAERVTDPARQDEVIAAFEAQYGDHITSPEGTFYGFGDSIRKGNDLLFAVTPGTAYGFGHDGQVFSHTRYTF; the protein is encoded by the coding sequence ATGACTCCGAAGCAGCCCAAGACCGAGCTCGACGTCCGTTACAGCTCCGCGCTCAACCCGCGCCCGGGCGCGGAGGACGTCACAGCCACCGACTGGGCCGAGGCCCAGCGCCGACTGCGGGCCGCCGAGATCTTCTGGATCACCACGGTGCGGCCGGACGGCCGGCTGCACGTCACGCCGGTGATCGCCGCCTGGCACGACGGGGCGCTGCACTTCAGCACCGGGCCGGGCGAGCAGAAGGCGAAGAACCTGGCCGCCAATGCTCACTGCGCACTCACCACAGGGCACAACTCACTCTCCGAGGGGCTCGACATCGTGATCGAGGGCACGGCGGAGCGGGTGACGGATCCGGCGCGGCAGGACGAAGTCATCGCCGCGTTCGAGGCGCAGTACGGGGACCACATCACCTCGCCGGAGGGGACCTTCTACGGCTTCGGCGACAGCATCCGCAAGGGCAACGACCTGCTGTTCGCAGTGACACCCGGCACGGCGTACGGCTTCGGGCACGACGGCCAGGTGTTCAGCCACACTCGCTACACCTTCTAG